From the Tigriopus californicus strain San Diego chromosome 4, Tcal_SD_v2.1, whole genome shotgun sequence genome, the window GGcggaacattttcaaaactattaatgtcttttttgtcattgagcGGTGCGGTTAGGTGCCCTATTGGTTCAAGAGGACTAAAACTAAATCCACTCATTTAGTTTGGCTTGACACGTCTCAAAATACCAAACGAGTTTTTAACAACTTCTGGAACGATTTATTTTAAACTTTCAATGAATACGCAACCTTATCTAGTGTTTGTATTTGAAAAGTGCCGaagattacattccctgcagcggttagaaaaaccccatggaaaaacaaacccaaaaattgtaataatgatgataatccCACCTGTCACTAAATTCCAGGCAGTTCTCGAAGGAGTTGGGGTCGGGGATGACTCGGCCACGGCCTTAGCCGCCACAATCACGTGGCTACTCCGTCATGGTACGGGTATGTGTGGCCAAATAATGTTTACCTGGATCCAAGGATCGGATCTGGATCATAATTGCAAGAAATGGCGATTGTTTGCCGATATCATGAACGACTCAGCCATTCTGATCGAGTTAACTGCACCATTGTGGGCTACCTCTTGTATCCAGGTATGATATTCTGATGTAGTTCACTCATTAACTTGGATCCTCTTTGTAAGTAAGGCAATTCTTTTTCAGTTTGTTTTGTGCCTGGCAAGCGTGGCTCGAAGTTTGGTTGGTGTGTCCGGAAGCGCAACACGAGCAGCCATTACCCAACACCAAGCCcagaaaaacaatatttcCGATGTTGCTGCCAAAGACGGCTCTCAAGAGACATTAGTTGGTTTAATAGCGCTGCTATTGAATCTCTTAATCCTACCCTTGGTGGGCCAAGAAGAAACGCTCAAGtggtttctcttcttttttatgACTTGCCTCCACTTATTTGCCAATTATCGGGCCGTAACCGCACTTCAGTTCCAAACGTTCAACCAAGAACGGTTTTTAAGGGTCATCACCGAATATTTTCGATCACAGATTGTGTTGGATGTTCCAGAAGGCAACCAACGAGAATCTGTGCTATTTGGCGGTCAATTGAGCGAGTTTGGGTTGTGGGGAAAAAGGATCCACTTTGGGGCCCCATTTTCCAAGCTCATCGCCTTGAATTTGATctcgaaatggaaaaatagtcccaccaaagagaaagagaacttCTCTATAATTTCGAATGAGAAAGACATTTTGGTTATCTTCGAGCGAAATATTGAGACAAACTCAGACGTGGGCCACAAGGCCTATTTCCAGGCTTGCTGCTTGGCTCAATATGGTGACGATGTACCTGCAAATATTGCTTTCGAAGATTTTAAATTGCAAGCCCAAGCTAAAGGGTGGGACTTTTCAGTTTTGCAGATCAACTCTGAAGGATTTTTTGggaaagaaaagcaacaatAGGCAGAATCAAGAGACTTTTCATCTCTGAGCATATCATGTTACAAGGCTGCTTtaacaaattgcattttttaataaGTATTGTTTTAATACGTTAAGTTACGTCCTTGTAGCGTTGTAATCTTTGAGTAAAAAACAAATGCCCCTccgaaaatgtcaattttatatgatcttttcattctttgtgCACTTTCAGTGCAACCCAAGTGAATACCCTCACAGTTAATGTGATACCTTGCAACTTTAATGAGTTTATTAGTGCACTTGTTTTTGTTACCGTGTTGTCAACTGCTATAAATTTGCATACATGAACATTTGTCCACGGTTccacaatttcatttgttgctTGAATGAGGTAATCGGTGAGGAAATCCTGGTAATCCTCTGTGAGTAGTTATACTTTGAAGTAATACATTGGACTTGGAGTCATGCACTCCGAAATGAGAGCCCAAAATTTCCGGGATAAAGAAATGGTGACAATATCAAAAGTTCGATGGAAATTATTTGTCCTAAACATGctttataaagcatcttttaTTGGTCCAACAAACTTCTCTGATCTGACTTCACAAGCTGaaggaaaaacgaaaaatccAATGGGTAAGTGTTCTGACAATGCAGAAAAAAGGTGAGTGATCAATAGATTTAAAAATTACGAGGTATAAGAATTGGTACAAGATACAAGTAAGATGACCATTTTTCTGGccaaaatcacgcaaccttctATTCCTTCAGCGGTGTTCTTGACAAAGATTTCATTTGCATTAAGTACTTTCTTAGTTGCGTTGATCGGAATGACAGCAATTGCGAAGATCAGTGACAACAAAAGTTGTGTTTTCAAGAATGTAAAGAAAAGAATGTTGTCCCCAGGAATCGAACACTCGAAAACAAATCTAGAAACTCATTCGTTCTGCAAAAAGCAGTTCGAACTTGGAAGTGGTGTTGCGACATTGACACTTTGGTTGTGACCATTGAATAGTGTGTACAAATTATAACATAGAATCATAAATGTATGGATTTTTAATCtgatttatttgaaatcaattatcTACATTGACTATGAATTTAAGATCATTGAAGAACTTCTGATCACAGTTAATAAAATTCAATGCTCTCGAATATCCTTATCTCAAAACTAAAATCTCGCTTAAAACTCCTCGCAAATAAAAACTATTGGTTGTGCATTCGTGGGGTTCCAACTAAATTCCTGTGTTCAGGTATGCCGATTTttacaaaaacattttattaaCGTGAATCATGAAGGCAATCTGTGTACGCCCAGCCCTTCATTTCCTATTATTTGCTCCTTGACATCTTATCGGTACGTATTTGCCGTTATTAATGCGTActttttgatgacaaaaacGCCAACTTGAGCCTTCAGAAAACATCAGCCCCCCAGAAACTGCAGGTAATGCCCTTGATCAAACGTAGGTCAAAATGATCggtcaaagtcaaaattcctGTTTTGTCTTGGCTACGTGTGCTCATCTATGATTTTATGGTATCAGCACAAACAAACGGCCTAACATTTGAACCAAATCTTAAGATCTGCATTCACGGGCTCCCTTTGTCATTTGATGTGCATGTTGGTGCTAACATCACTTTCTCCAATTAGGATTCCAAGTCATGCTGCgttttttcttgcttcttgTCCCCACGTGCTAGTAAAAGCTCATTACAACCGAGCGTTCCACAAAAGTTACACTATGAGTCTCAtgtcttttttgtcttcaCCTACCGTGAAGTTCTTCTTGGGTCTTGGAAACTCGGGTAACCGTTTGAAATATATAGTATATACATGCATATATATTTTACTCCCACTGGATAAGTCGTCCAACCGCCAGGAGTATGGAAAAGCCATGTGAATCTTGCAAAGTAATTTATGGCCGAGCTCTACAAGATACTGGCAATTTCTAGACACAACGTCTCAACTAGCTTAAGGGAAGCTTAAGAGTTGTGCTATCCAAATTCACTTCCAAGCTCGCCTcaatttcattgttcttaaATTGTGTGTGCAGATGCGCGAAAAAAGAAGGGATCACTTTTTGTCAGAAAGTTTGGTTGAAAGTGGTTTTGTCGTAGTCGCAGGGTAAGATCTGTACAAGCGTTTGTATGTCTTCAAGTGACCTTGGCTAAAGCAGACAAAATGTGTCCCAAGAGAAGTGTAAGTCATCACCGAGCATAACTCCCTCATATGAGGtagaaaatttaaatttttttgtttgtggaCCACCAAAGCAACTTGAGTTGTTCCCGCCTCAAGGTTTTATTCATCTATTGGCCATTTGATCAAGTCTGGGTTATGCTTGATTTGTGCGTCAATTCTTTCCTGGAAAGGTAGGGAATGCTCCTATTTCTGTACAAAGAGCTTTTCTTGGAGAATCTAACCCGTCGCATTGCAAAATTAATGCCTTAACATGCTCAAAGTGTGACGAGGTTTGGggagtttttttaaaaactatTTCCTATTAAAGCGGAAAAACCGCTTTGGCTCACTGAAACCTAATCATCATCTTGGTcaatttggtttgtttttcgcTAAGAAGTTGTCAGTCCATGCTTGGTGCTATCCAAGTTTCAGACGAATTCCATCTTGTTATATGTTCAAAAATTCTCCGGATTCAAGGGCTTGGGCAATTTGTCTGTCGCAACAGGGCTCAATCCCTGGGGAGATCATTGTTTGCCCTAGAACTGTTGAGAGGCCTCCATCTCAGGCTCCAAGTAGTACTCTTCCTGTTTTTCGTTTGCTTGCTTTACATGCTATTCGTCGAGTAATTCGAGTAACGAGTAACCGGAGGGACGTGTTGGTAGGTAACTACCAGATGCAAAATTCGCACCTCATTTGACTGACTGTTCCAAAGTTTCATGTGAGGCCGTCGTGATGTAATCGAGATTTTGTGAGGGAATGTGTTTCTTTGTCAGAACGAAAAACAAGTCGATTAAGGAACCTCATAATATTGGGATCCAAACAAAGCAGGGCATTTTGGTACCAAGTGGGATTTCAAGGTCAGAAATTCTTCTTGTTGCTTAATTGCTCATATGAAAACGAACCATTTTAAATGGAATTTCATTTGAGTACAAAATCAAGAACAATTATCACATTGAGGGTAACCAAACAAAAGAGATTCTCAATTGTTAATCATCGACTATTGATGAGTGGTAGTAAAACTCCGTGTTCAGCGGAACGAATTTGCAATCATTGTCACTGAGGCAAAGCAACATATTTCTGCATTATCTACACGAAATCAGCGAACTGATGCATTGCTCAAAGCATAAAAAATTGGCTCTTCTCTGACCATCCTTTTTCGGAGATTGTCAGTCTCCCAATCTCTGGTCTGAAACAATGTCAATAACAGCAAGTAATGAGAAAACTATTTGGCTGATTGTGACCACCCATGGTCTAAAAGTAAAGGGTATCATTGTACGTACGGGGAGGAGCCTCCTTTCCTAGGACTGTGTTTCAGATCCATTGGGATTGACGAGGGCCTGGGACGTTGTCGGTCTGTTTGTCCATAAATTGAATTCGCTCCTCTCCTTGAAGAATCCACAGGGATTCCCGACCAAGCTCGTTACGGTCCCATTTATCTGAATTAGCTGACCACTGAAGAAAACAACAATCCCCGAAGTACCACGGTTGATGATGCAAGGGCCATATTTAGAACCAGGACTGCCGTAGATAGAGGAGAAAGATAAGGGAGAGTAGCGGTAGGTTGTGGCAGGAGTACAAGTTCGTCTGGTCGATTCGATATTTACGGTCCGATTTACGGACCCGTTGAAATTCTCGGACTTGGAAATAATATTCATCTTGGTCGGCGAACATGCCAGTTCCGAAAGTGGTTTGCAAAAAGGACCATTTCTGACTACCGCAAAGTTCCAAGTAATTGGAAAATCCTTCGCCGCTGACCCAAATCCGAAAATATTGCATTCCTTTGGACTTTGTTCCCCACTATCTCCTTCTTCCTgtgcttcttcctcttctacTGTCAGAGACTGCGGAACTCCAAATCAAGAGCGGCATTGGTTGGGCTTAACTGCTTTCATTTAGGATTAAACTCCAGGATCCGGATAAAGCTTACAGCAGAACACTAGAGCTCACCCAGCACAATTGAAATGGCGGACGGAAGATGACgaataaattgaaatgttcattATTCTTCAACTGGAGGAAACACATGGACGCATTAATGGAGCTGCATACTTTTGAAGCTTTTAAACAAGAGTTATTAGGAGGTTTGCCTATAGTTTCGTTAACCAATCAAATATCCTTTCCTAGAAACAGACGGAA encodes:
- the LOC131879488 gene encoding RUS family member 1-like — encoded protein: MEPVYREWDSVQQVEYIYRRRTISAVDSPLERVRVTPHRSRGRNFFRDVFLPIGYPHSVSADYATYQIWDTVQAFASNISGSLATQAVLEGVGVGDDSATALAATITWLLRHGTGMCGQIMFTWIQGSDLDHNCKKWRLFADIMNDSAILIELTAPLWATSCIQFVLCLASVARSLVGVSGSATRAAITQHQAQKNNISDVAAKDGSQETLVGLIALLLNLLILPLVGQEETLKWFLFFFMTCLHLFANYRAVTALQFQTFNQERFLRVITEYFRSQIVLDVPEGNQRESVLFGGQLSEFGLWGKRIHFGAPFSKLIALNLISKWKNSPTKEKENFSIISNEKDILVIFERNIETNSDVGHKAYFQACCLAQYGDDVPANIAFEDFKLQAQAKGWDFSVLQINSEGFFGKEKQQ